A stretch of the Streptomyces sp. NBC_01428 genome encodes the following:
- a CDS encoding ArsR/SmtB family transcription factor gives MLDRMTRTKDPVGPGLAALAGLLADETRAAFLLALLDGRAWTAGELARHAGVAASTASEHLGKLVAGGLLTEERQGRHRYVRLADARVAQLVEDLAAHVGPRPAERPRTLRESGTGSAMARGRTCYDHLAGRLGIALTDALTGRGLLRQDTGFALTDAGVRWFGGAGISLERTGRRPLARACLDWTERRPHLAGTAGAALCRHALDAGWCVRIGSDRAVRVTPVGERAFADLLGIEATALH, from the coding sequence ATGCTGGACCGCATGACGAGAACGAAGGATCCGGTGGGCCCGGGGCTCGCGGCACTGGCCGGGCTGCTGGCGGACGAGACACGGGCCGCGTTCCTGCTGGCGCTGCTCGACGGGCGGGCGTGGACCGCCGGTGAACTGGCGCGGCACGCGGGCGTCGCGGCGTCGACCGCGAGCGAACACCTCGGCAAGCTGGTCGCGGGCGGCCTCCTCACCGAGGAACGGCAGGGGCGCCACCGCTACGTGCGGCTGGCCGACGCCCGCGTCGCCCAGCTCGTCGAGGACCTCGCGGCGCACGTGGGGCCGCGCCCCGCCGAACGGCCGCGCACGCTGCGGGAGTCGGGCACCGGCTCGGCGATGGCCCGCGGCCGTACGTGCTACGACCATCTGGCGGGGCGGCTCGGCATCGCCCTCACCGACGCGCTGACCGGGCGCGGACTGCTGCGCCAGGACACGGGGTTCGCACTCACCGACGCCGGCGTGCGCTGGTTCGGCGGCGCGGGCATCTCCCTCGAACGCACCGGCCGACGGCCCCTGGCCCGCGCCTGCCTCGACTGGACGGAGCGCCGGCCGCATCTCGCGGGCACCGCGGGCGCGGCGCTGTGCCGGCACGCCCTGGACGCCGGCTGGTGCGTCCGGATCGGCTCGGACCGGGCGGTCAGGGTGACACCGGTCGGCGAGCGCGCCTTCGCCGACCTCCTCGGCATCGAGGCCACCGCACTCCACTGA
- a CDS encoding TetR/AcrR family transcriptional regulator, with the protein MARPRKPLLSTDRIVETARALVDAEGLAAVSTRRLAAELGVSGPSLYNHFRTKDQILEAVADSVSAQVDLSMFEDGRDWRTALHDWAVSYRTALRDHPNIVPVLARGPGRRPAGLRLADAVFGAMVDAGWPPAQATSIGALMRYFIMGSALGSFAGGFVDDESAYDPADYPHLGQAHLLADQQDKIDERAFETGLGALLDGLAVQYARRTQDS; encoded by the coding sequence ATGGCCCGACCGCGCAAGCCCCTCCTCAGCACCGACCGCATCGTCGAGACGGCACGGGCCCTGGTGGACGCCGAGGGCCTGGCGGCCGTCTCGACGCGCCGGCTCGCCGCGGAGCTGGGGGTCAGCGGTCCCTCGCTCTACAACCACTTCCGCACCAAGGACCAGATCCTGGAGGCGGTCGCGGACTCGGTGAGCGCCCAGGTCGACCTGTCGATGTTCGAGGACGGCCGGGACTGGCGGACGGCGCTGCACGACTGGGCCGTCTCCTACCGGACGGCCCTGCGCGACCATCCGAACATCGTCCCCGTGCTCGCGCGCGGGCCCGGCCGGCGTCCCGCCGGACTCCGGCTCGCCGACGCCGTCTTCGGGGCGATGGTCGACGCCGGGTGGCCGCCCGCGCAGGCCACCTCGATCGGCGCGCTGATGCGGTACTTCATCATGGGCTCCGCGCTGGGGTCGTTCGCCGGGGGCTTCGTCGACGACGAGAGCGCGTACGACCCCGCCGACTACCCGCACCTCGGTCAGGCGCACCTCCTCGCCGACCAGCAGGACAAGATCGACGAGCGGGCCTTCGAGACCGGGCTCGGGGCGCTGCTGGACGGCCTCGCGGTGCAGTACGCGCGACGGACGCAGGACTCCTGA